The sequence GCGAAGGCGGTCGCACGGTCCGCTTCGAGGGAGGTGTTCACCAGGTGCTTGGTCAGGGCGAGGGCCCTGGTGGGGCCGGCCGCCAGGCGGGTGGCCCAGGCGTGGGCCGTCTTCTCCAGGCCGTCGTCGGGCACGACCCTGTTGACGAGTCCCGCCCGCTCCGCGTCCGCCGCCGAGAGCGCGTCCCCGAAGAACATCAGCTCCTTCGCGCGCTGCGGGCCGAGGAGACGCGGGAGTAGATAGGCGCCGCCGGCGTCCGGCACCAGTCCCCGGCGTACGAACACCTCGATGAAGCGCGCCGACTCGGCGGCCAGGACCAGGTCGCAGGCCAGGGCCAGGTGCGCGCCGAGCCCCGCCGCCGTGCCGTTCACGGCGGCGATCACCGGCTTCTCGCAGTCCAGTACGGCCGCGATCAGCCGCTGGGCGCCCAGGCGCAGCATCCGGGCCACGTCCCCGGGGAGCCGTTCCCCGGAGCCGGAGCCGGAGCCGGAGCCGGAGCCGGAGCCGGAGCCGGAGCCGGAGCCGGAGCCGGAGCCGGAGCCGGAGCCGGAGCCGGTGTCGGTGCCCCGCAGGTCCGCCCCCGCGCAGAAGCCGCGGCCGGTGCCGGTCAGGACCACGGCCCGGGTCTCCGGATCCGCCGAGGCCGCGGTGAACAGCTCGGTCAGCCGGTCCCGCATGGGGGGTGTGAGGGCGTTCAGGGAATCCGGGCGGGACAGCGTCACATACGCGACGCGGTCCCTGACCTCGTGCGCGACCCCGATGCCCGTCACCGGCACACCACCAGGGCGTCCAGCGCCACCGCGCCCTGCCCCCTCGGCAGGACCATCAGCGGGTTGATGTCCAACTCGGCGATGTGGTCGCCGAGTTCCATCGCCATGCGCTGGACCCGCAGGATCACCTCGACCAGGGCGTCGCGGTCGGCCGGCGGCCGGCCCCGGACGCCGTCCAGCAGGGCCCGGCCGCGCAGTCCGGCGAGCATGGCATGGGCCTGGTCCTCGCCGAACGGCGGGATGCGGACCGCCGTGTCGCGCAGGACCTCGACCAGGATCCCGCCGAGGCCCGCCGTCACGGTCGGACCGAACAGGTCGTCGTGCGTGACCCCCACGACCATCTCCACACCCTGTTCGACCATCTGGCACACCAGGATCCCGTCCAGCGAGACCCCCTCGTAGCGGGCGATGTCCGTCAGCTCGCGGTAGGCCTCCCGGACCTGGCTGGCCGACGTCAGGGCGACCTTCACCAGGCCGAGTTCGGTCTTGTGGGCGATCTGCGCGCCGGACGCCTTCATCACCACCGGGTAGCCGATCTGGGCGGCCGCGCGGACGGCCGCCGCCGCGCTGGTCACCAGCTGCTCGCGCGGGACCCGGATGCCGTAGGCGCGCAGCAGTTGTTTGGCCGCGTGCTCGCTGAGCTGCCGGCCCGGGCTCATCAGGGCCTCCGCCTTGCGGAAGGAGGGGGAGGGGGTGCGCGGGGCCTCGTCGAAGGGGGAGCGGTAGCCGCTCACGAACGCGTGGTGGTCCAGCCAGGCGCGGACGGCCGTCAGGCAGTTGCCCACCGTGCGGAACGTGGCCACCCGGGAGGAGCCGAGCAGCACCTCGCGGTACGCGGGCTCCGTGCCCACCGGGGAGCCCCACACCACGCAGACCAGTTTGTCCGTCTCCTCGGCCGCCGCCACCAGGTCCGCCACCAGCTTGTCGCTCAAGGGCGGGAAGGGGCCCGTGACCGGGCAGACCAGGACGCCGACCGAGGGGTCCGCGAGGAGCGCGTCGATGATCTTCCGGCCGCGCCGGTCGCCGACCGGGTGCCCGCCGTTGTCCACCGGGTTGGCCACGCTCAGGTACTCCGGTATCCACTGGTGCAGCTCGGCCTGCTTGGCCTGCGACAGGCGGGGGAGGCGGAGTCCGGCCGCCGTGGCCAGGTCGGCGACGTGCGCGCCCGTGCCGCCGGAGATCGAGTAGACGGCCACGCCGTCCGCCAGCGGTGCCCGCGCCCGCGCCAACAGGGCTGCTGTGTCCTGGAGTTCGTCCAGCCCGTCGACGCGCACCACCCCGTACTGGCGCATCGCCGCGTCCACCACGTCGTCGGCGCCGGTGAGCTTGCCCGTGTGCGAGGCGGCCGTGCGCGCGCCGGCCTCGGTGCGGCCCACCTTCACCGCGACCACCGGCACCCTGCGGCGGGCGGCGCGGTCGGCGGCCAGCAGGAAGGCGCGGCCGTCCTTCAGGCCCTCCACGTAGGCGGCGATGGCGCCGACCTCGGGCTGCTCGGCGAAGTACGAGATGAAGTCGGCGCTCTCCAGGTCGGCCTCGTTGCCGGTGGGTGCCCAGTGCGAGAGGCGGATGCCCAGCTGCTGGAGCGAGAACACCGGGCGGCCCTGGTGGCCGGACTGGGTGATCAGCGCGATCGCCGGGCCGGTCAGGTCGTCCCGGAAGCGCTCGAAGGCGTTCAGGTTGGTGTTCGGGCCCAGCAGGCGCAGGCCGGAGCGGCGTACGGCGTCCGCGAGCCGCTCCTGGGCCGCGGCGCCCGCCTCGCCGGTCTCGGCGAACCCGGAGGCGAAGGCGACCGCGAACTTCACCTTGGCGTCGGCCAGTTCCTCGATCACCGGCAACGGGTCGGCGACCAGCAGGACGGCGAGGTCCACCTGCCCGGGCGGCAGTTCGGCGACGGAGGCGGCGCAGGGGACGCCGAAGACCGAGGGGCGGGTCGGATGCACCGGATGCACCCGCGCCCCCACCCGCCCGGCCCAGTCCAGCAGCTGCCGGGTGATCCCGGTGTTCGGGCGTCCGTCCGCGTCCGAGGCGCCGATCACGGCGACCGACTCGGGCCGGAAGAAGCGGGTCAGGTCCGGTACGTCCGCGTACAGCGGCCGCCCGCCGACGTCGAGGTCGTCGACCCGGTCGTGGACGACGGGCCCGGGCCGCTGCTCGCCGCAGGCGATGACCCGGGCCCGGCGGGAGTCGGTGGTGAGGGTGCCGTGGGTTGATCCAAGCATCGGTCCGCCCGCTCCTGTGAGACAGCACAAGTAAACTGACGCTGTGTCAGATTACTGAACTGACGCACGGTCAGGAACTGGTCGGACATTCAAAGTTACCGGCGGGTGCGAACCCCTGTCATCGAAGGTGCCCGGCGATCGCCTTCGCGATCCGCCCGGCGTCGAGCGCCAGCTCGCGGAACATCCCGCTGATCGGGTTGGTGAACCCGGTGAAGTACAGCCCGGGCGCCTGCGCGGGCGCCCGGCCGCCGTGCACGACCGGCCTGCCGTGCCCGTCCAGCACCCCGAGGTGCCCGACCAGGCTCTCCAGTGCCCGGGTGTATCCCGTCGCCGCGATCACGGCGTCCGGTGAGATCCGGGTGCCGTCGGCGAGGGCGACCTTTCCGGGGCTGCCGCCCTCGAACGACTCGACGGCGGCCACGATCTCCACCGCGCCCCCGCGCACGGCGTCGACCAGGCCGACGTCCTGCACCGGGATCGCCCCCTGCCGCACCCTGCTGTACAGGCCGGTGTCCGGGCGCGGCAGCCCGTGTGCCGCAAGGTCCGGCACGGTCGCCTTCGCGAGCGGTCCGGCGAGCCGGTCCACGAGTCCCACCGGCAGCCGCCGTACCAGCACGCCCGTGTACTGGGCGGCCCAGCCGAGCGTTGAGCGGCGCAGGATGTGCGGGACGGTCCGCACGGCCAGCCGCACCCGCGCGGCCCCGCTCTCCGCCAGGTCCACGGCGATCTCGGCGCCGGTGTTGCCGACGCCGACGACCAGCACGTCCCGGCCGGCGTACGGCTCGGCGTTGCGGTAGGCGCCGGCGTGCAGGAACTCCCCGCCGTACGCCGCCAGGCCCAGCCAGTCGGGCAGGTGCGGGGTGTGGTTGTGGCCGGTGGCGACGACCACCGCGCTGCCGGTCAGCTCGCGCCCGCCGGAGGCGTGCAGCAGCCAGCCGGTGCCGTCCCCGGTCCGCTCGACGCGGAAGACCTCGACCCCGGTGACGATCTCCAGCTCATGGTGCTCGGCGTACTTCTCCAGGTACCGCAGCACGTCGTCCCGGGCCACCCAGCGCCCGAACCTCCGGGGGATCTTCAGGCCCGGCAGGGCGGACAGCCGCCGGGTGGTGTGCAGCCGGAGACGGTCGTAGTGGCCCCGCCAGGACGCGCCCACCGCGTCGGCCTTCTCCAGGATCACGGCCCGTATGCCCCGCGCCCGCAGCGCGTACGCGGCGGCCAGACCGCCCGGGCCCGCACCGATCACATAGACCGGGCGGCCGTCGGAGGTCGGGGAGAACTGCGCGGAAGCGGAGCGTGAGTCGGCCATGCTCGGAGCGTAATCACTGGCCAGGTTGATGGGTCTCGGTCAAGACCGGAATTGGTTGCGGATTGATCACGCATGTAGGAGGAGTGGGTGGGGCCGGTGACGTAGGACACCTGGTTGTGGCGGTACGGCGTTCGGCCCCGCCCCGCGTACTGGTTCCACATCCTGGGTCCCGCGAGTGGGCTTCCCCCGACTTCTGACGTACCGTCAGATCCATGGACTCCATAGGGATGGCCGGCCCCCACTGGCTGGCGGTGCTGCGGATCGGTCTCGGTCTGTGGTGGCTGGAGAGCTGGCGGCACAAGGACAAGAAGGCCTGGTTCGAGCGGGGCAGCGGCATCGCGTGGGCGGCGGGGATCGCGGAGAAACACCGCTGGGCGCCGGTACGCACCGGCTTCGAGACGATGGTGAGACCGCACCCGAAGCTGATGGCGTACGTCGTCGCCTACGCCGAACTCGCCCTCGGGCTCGGCCTGATCCTCGGCTTCCTGACCCCGGTGGCGCTGATCGGCGGCCTGCTGCTGAACGTCATCTACTTCGTGCTGATGATCCACGACTGGGCGGAGCAGGGCCAGAACTCGATGATGGCGCTGATCTCGCTCGTCGGGTTCTTCGGGATGGCGTGGCAGACCTGGTCGCTGGACGCGTGGCTGGGGTGGTTCTGATGGGGGCGGCGCGCCACGACCTTCCGGAGCCCGACGCCCTCACGCGCCCCTACTGGGAGGCGGCCGCGCGGGGCCGGCTGCTGATCCGCCGCTGCGGGGCCTGCGGCCGGGCCCACCACTACCCCCGCGAGTTCTGCCCGCACTGCTGGAGCGAGGACGTGACCTGGCAGGAGGCGAGCGGCCGGGCCGTGCTCTACACCTGGTCCACGGTCCACCGCAACGACCTGCCGCCCTTCGCCGGGCGCACGCCGTACGTCGCCGCCGTGGTCGACCTCGCCGAGGGACCGCGGATGATGACGCAGATCGTGAACTGCGCGGACGGGGCCCTGACGGCGGGGATGGCGCTGCGGGTGGCGTACCGGGACGGAAATCCGGTGTTCGAGCCCGACGCCGGACCGGATGATAGGGGTGCATGAGCCCCGAGAACTGGTATCTCACCGAAGACCTCGACGAGTTCCTCGCCCGCGCGGGCGGCTTCCTGCACTCCCGCCCGGCGCCGCACACGGTGGCCCTGACGGTGACGGACGCGCTGCGCCGCCGCGGCCCCCACGTCTTCGGCCCCGAGGACCCCGTCTTCGGAGTTCTGGAGGACGCACCGGACGAGGGCGGCGCCGGAGCGGTCCGCGCGGTCCTGCTGCACACCCCGCCCTTCCCCCTGCACGTCACCGCGCTCACCCCGGCAGGGGCGGACGCCCTGGCGGCCCGGCTCGCGGACCTGGACCGCGCGGTCCCGGGGGTCTCCGGGCCGCAGGAGACGGCGCAGGCCTTCGCGGCGGCCTGGCAGCGCAGGACCGGCGCGGCGGGCACGGTCCAGCAGCGGCAACGGCTGTACCGGCTGGCCGAGTTGACGGTCCCGGAGCCGGCGCCCGAGGGGCGGGCCCGGCTCGCGGTCGGCGGGGACCGCGAGCTGCTGGCCCGCTGGTACCGGGAGTTCGCGGGGGCCACCGCACAGGAGGCCGGCATGGACCCGGCCGAGTGGGCCGACACCCGCATCGCCCACGACGGCGTCACCCTCTGGGAGACCCCGGACGGCACCCCCGTCTCCATGGCCGGCACCACCCCGGAGATCGCCGGCCAGGTCCGCATCGCCCGCGTCTACACCCCGGCCGGGCTGCGCGGCCGGGGCTACGCGGGCGCGGCCACGGCGGAGGCGAGCCGGGTCGCGCGGGAGGCGGGCGCCGCGGAGGTGCTGCTCTTCACGGACCTCGCCAACCCGACGAGCAACGCCCTCTACCAGCGGATCGGCTACCGGCCGGTGGCGGACTCCACGGTGTGGAGGTTCGGGGACTCCGCCGGGTGAGCCGCATGCCCCACGGCGGGTCGGCGCACCGACAGGGCGAACGTTGCCTGTTGGGCACTAAGGCCAGAGCAACGTCCTGCTCCAGCCGAACTCCGTGCTCCGGTACTCCAGTCGTACGTGCCGGCGGTCCGGGTCCCCCTGGAAGAACTCCACCGTCTCGGGGCGCAGCCGGTACAGGGTCCAGGTCGGGGACGGCTCGGCCGGGTTGGCCCGCGCGCGCTCCCAGGCCGCCTCCGAGGCCCGGCGCAGCTCCTCGACCGAGGAGAGGTCCTCGCTCTGGCGGCCCGTGAGCGCGGCGGCCAGCGCGCCCGTCGAGCGGGCGTGCAGATCCGCCTGGCTCTGGCCCGCCGGTGCCGCCGTCACCGGCCCGCGCACCCGCACCTGGCGGCCCAGCACCGGCCAGTAGAAGGCCAGGGCCGCGGACGGGTGTGCGGTCAGGGCGCGGCCCTTGCGGCTGGTGCGGTGCGTGGCGAAGGTCCAGCCGTCCGCGTCGGCGCCGTGCAGCATCACGATCCGTACGTCGGGCTCGCCCGCCTCGTCGACGGTCGCCAGCGACATCGTGTGCGGCTCCGGCTGCCCCGCGGCCACCGCGTCCGCGAACCAGTCCGTGAACAGCAGCAGCGGTGTCGGCGGGGCGGTGTCCGGGTCGAACGGGCGCAGGTCCGTGACCTTCGGGTCCCATACCCGCAGTGACCTCAGCAGCGCGTGAAGATCCGTTTCCATGCCCCGAGTATCACCACTGAGTCATCCGTTCGGTGCCGCCCGCCGACGCGCACAGGTGGCTCCGGGTGCGCGAGCGCCGCGGTGCGCGGACGCTGGTGGGCACGGGCCTCGGGACCACGGGACGCAGGGTGAGGGGCGATGATCGTAACGGTGGTGTCGATGCCGGAGGGGGCCCGGCGCAGGACGAGCAGCTGGCCCGGCGGCCAGGCCTGGGAGAGGAGGAGCTGGCCTGGTTCGGCCGGATGGACGAGCCGGTACGGGCCGACTTCCTGGGGGACGTCCTCGGCCTGGCGGCGCGCATCGGGGGACACCTGCGACGGGAGAGGCCCATGACTCCGTGGCCGTGCTCTTCCTCATGCTCCAGGAGGCCCTCGCGACCTTCCGGCGGGCCGCGGTCGCGACCCTGCTGGAGGTGGAGGAGCTGGAGGACGCCATGTTCGAGCGGCGGCGCCCCGAGCACGTCTACCGGCTGGTGCAGCTGCGCCGCCGCGCGGCCCTGCTGCACCACTCGCTGCTGCCCTGCCTCCACGTGGTGGACGAGGTCATCACCCGCAGGCTGATGAGCCGCGACTTCCCCGCGGAGCGGCGGCGGCCCGCCCGGGAGTTCCAGCACGCCGGGCGTACGGTCCTCACGGCGATCGAGGCCCTCCAGGACGCCGTCCGCCGGGCCCTCGCCGGCTACTCGGCCCTGGTCGCGGGCGAGCAGAACGGCGTGATCAACCGGCTGGCCATCGTCTCGGTGATCTTCCTGCCGCTGTCGTTCCTGACCGGGTTCTTCGGCATGAACTTCACGTTCCTGGCGGACGAGCTGGAGAGCCGGGACGAGTTCTGGCTGCTCGCCGTGGGACTTCAGGTGCTCGTCCTGTTCGGCTCCCTGTACGTGCTGTACCGCACCCGGATCTGGCGCAGCCTGCGCGACGACGACTAGGAGGCCTGCGGGTCAGCGGCCCAGCACCACCGTGCCCGACGAGCAGAACCAGCCGCCGGTGCCCGAGGCGACCCCGAGCCGGGGCACGTCCCCGTCCCGGCCCCGCACCTGCCGTTCGCCCGCCTCCCCGCGCAGCTGCCGTACCGCCTCCACCAGGAGGAACAGCCCGCGCATCCCGGGGTGCTGGGCCGACAGGCCGCCCCCGTCCGTGTTCACCGGCAGCTCCCCGCCCCGCACCAGCAGCCGGCCCTTGCCCACGAACGCCCCGCCCTCGCCCTTCGCGCAGAAGCCCAGGTCCTCCAGGGTCACCAGGGTCATGTAGGTGAAGGCGTCGTAGATCTCCGCGAAATCCATCTCGGCGGGGCCCACACCGGCCCGCTCGAAGGCCAGCCGTCCGCTCACCGCCGCCGGTGACACCGTGAAGTCCGCCCACTCGGACATCGTCGCGTGCGAGGTGTGCTCGCCCGTGCCGAGGACCCAGACGGGGGCCGTACGGCAGTCCCGTACGTACTCCTCGGCCGCCAGCAGCACCGCCGCCCCGCCGTCCGAGCGCAGACAGCAGTGCAGCTTGGTGAAGGGGTCGGCGATCATCGGGCCGGCCAGGACGTCGTCCACCGTGACCGGGTCGCGGAACATCGCCTCCGGGTTCAGCGCCGCGTTGGCCCGGGCCTGCACCGCGACCTCGGCCAGCTGCTCGACGGTCGTGCCGTGTTCGATCATGTGGCGGCGGGCGGCCATCGCGTACTTGGCGATCAGCGTGTGGCCGTAGGGGACTTCGAACTGCAGGGGCCCGCGGGCGCCGAAGGACAGGTCGCCCGTCCTGCGGCCCGCCTTGATGTCCGCCTGGGCCGTCGAGCCGTAGACGAGGAGGACGGCGTTCGCGTGGCCCGCCGCGATCGCGTCGGCCGCGTGCGCCGCCATCACCTCCCAGGCCGAGCCGCCGACCGAGGTGGAGTCCACCCAGGTCGGGCGCAGGCCCAGGTACTCGGCGACCTCGACCGGGGCCAGCGTGCCGAGCCCCGCCGAGGCGAGACCGTCGACCACCGCGCGGTCCAGGCCCGCGTCGGCGAGGGCGCGGCGGGCGGCCTGCGCGTGCAGGGCGTACGCCGTCGCGTCGGCCACGCGTCCGCAGTCCGACAGGGCCACACCGACGACGGCGACTTTCCGGCTCCCGCGACTCATGGAAGGGCTCCTCCCCCTGGGCATCTCGCTGTGTCCCTCCTAATATGACGCCCCGTCAGATATGCAGGGAAGGGCAGGGCCGGCCATGGACACGCGCCTCACCGCCGAGCAGGACGAGATCCGCCGCACCCTGCGCGAGCTGCTGCACAAGCGCTGCGGCTCGCCGGAGCTGCGGGCGGCCGTGGACGGCCCGGCCGGGTACGACCCCCAGCTGTGGTCCGCCCTCGCCGACCAGCTCGGCCTGCCGGGGCTCGCCCTGCCCGAGCGGTACGGCGGCGTCGGCTGCTCGGTCACCGAACTGGCCCTCGCCTGCGAGGAGACCGGCCGGGCCCTCGCCCCCTCCCCGCTGCTCGCCACCTGCGTCCTCACCGCCCCGCTGATCCTCGCCCTGGGGACGGACGCCCAGCGCGCCGGACTGCTGCCCCCGCTGGCCGCCGGCACCCGCACCGCGGCCCTCGCCGTACCGGGGACCGACCTCGCCACCGCGCTCGCCCTGAGCGGCGGGAACGAGCGGTACGCCGCCGGCGGCGGACGGGCCGGGGGCGTCCAGGCCCGGCGGACGGCGGACGGCTGGCTGCTGTACGGGCAGGCCGACCAGGTGCTGGACGGGCACAGCGCGGGCCTGCTGCTCGTCGCCGCGCACACCGGCGGGTTCGCCCGGTCCCGGACCCGGCTGTTCCTGGTCCCGGCGGACGCGTCAGGTGTCGTGCGCACCCGGCAGACCGCCCTCGACGCCACCCGCTCCCAGGCCCGCGTCCAATTGCGGGACGTGCGCGCCGAGTTGCTGGGCGAGGAGGAGGCGGACGACAGGGCCGTCCGGTCCGCCCTCGCCGCCCTCGGGGACCGTGCCGCCACCGTGCTCGCCTGCGAGGCCGTGGGGGCGGCCGGCCGGGTGCTGGAGCGGACCGTGGAGTACGTCCGGCAGCGCGAGCAGTTCGGGCGGCCCGTCGGCTCCTTCCAGGCGGTGAAACACCGGCTGGCCGACGTGTATGTGGCGGTGCAGGCGGCGCGCTCGGCCGCGTACTACGCCGCCTGGGGGACGGCACACGGCGAGCACGTGGGCGCACTGGCGCTCGCCCAGGCCCTGGAGGCGCTGCGGACGGCCGCCGCCGAGGGCATCCAGCTGCACGGCGGGATCGGCTTCACCTGGGAGCACGACGCCCACCTCTACTTCAAACGGGCGGCCGGGGACGAGCTGCTGTTCGGGCCGCCGCACCGGCTGCGGGACCGGGCCGCCGAGACCTCCGGGCTCTTCGCGCACGGGGAGGCGACCGTCTGATGGCCGCCTTCGGTGTCCGCCTCGTCCAGCGGGTCTCGTCCACCCGGGCCTTCGCCAGGGTCGCCCCGCACGTCGTCCCGGCACTCGACCGTACCGTCCACCGCCTCACCCGGGGCAAGGTGCTGCTCAGCGCCCGGATGCTGCCCGGGGTGATCCTCACGTCCACCGGTGCCCGCAGCGGACTGCTCCGCCGGACCCCGCTGGCCTGCATGCCGGAGGCGGACGGGAAGAGCTGGGTGCTGGTCGGCTCGAACTTCGGCCGGGAGGGGCACCCGGCCTGGACCCACAACCTGCTGGTGCACCCCGAGGCGTCGATCAGCTGGAAGGGCCGGGACATCCCGGTCACCGCCCGGCTGCTCGAGGGAGAGGAACGGGCTGAGGCGTGGCGGGCGGTCCTCGCCTTCTGGCCGCCGTACGCCGCGTACCAGGACCGGGTGACTAGGCAGATCCGCCTGTTCCGGCTGACTGCGGCTGCCGACGGGGCTACAGCGTAGCCAGCCGCTCCACCAGCAAGAACGCTCCGATTCCCAGCATCGCCGCCCCCGAGGTCCGCGTCACCGCCCGGGCCGCCACGGGCCGCGCGGAGAGCAGGGCGCGGGCGAGGACGCCCACGGTGAGGTAGACGGCGGCGCAGAGCGCCATGTGGAGCAGGCCGAGGGCCGCCGTCTGGGCCGGGACGGGCAGATGGGTGCCGCGCAGCGTGAGGAACTGGGGGAGGACGGAGAGGTAGAGCAACAGGCCCTTGGGGTTCAGGCCGCTGATCGTGGCGCCCCGCAGGAAGAGCCGCCCCTCGCCCGCCTCCGGCGCCTCGTCGGGCCCCGGCAAGGCCGGCCGCCGCAGCACGCCCCAGCCCAGCCACAGCAGGTACCCGGCGCCCGTGACGGTCAGGGCGGTCAGCAGCTTCGGCGAGCCCGCCACCAGGACCGCCAGGCCCGCCGTCGCCAGAACCGTGTGCAGGGCGTACCCCGAGACCAGGCCCGCGACCGCGCGCGGCACCGGGCGGCCGCGCAGCGCGGTCGCGATGACGTACGCCCAGTCGGCGCCCGGCACGCACACCAGCAGCAGGTCCACGGCGAGGAAGGAGAGGAGCAGCCCGGAGTTCATACCGGGGACATTAGGCGCGACTGGCCCGAAAGTGTTCCCGAAGTTTGCCCATGATCCCGGGTGCTGGGGGAAGATCTGCCTCATGGACGACGTAGACCGGAAAATCCTTGCCGAGCTGCAGCAGGACGGGCGGCTGACCGTGACCGAGCTGGCCGCCCGGGTGCGCCTCAGTGTCTCGCCGTGCCACCGGCGGCTGCGCGAGCTGGAGCGCTCCGGCGCCATCGAGGGCTACCGGGCGGTGGTGGACCCGGCCGCGCTCGGGCTGAACTTCGAGGCGCTGGTCTTCGTGTCCATGCGGCAGGAGGACCGGGACACGGTCGCCGGCTTCGAGCGGGCGGTCAGCGAGCTGGAGCACGTCCTCGACGCCCAGCGGCTGTTCGGCGAGCCCGACTACCTGCTGCGGATCGCCACCGCCGACCTCGCCGCCTTCCAGCGGCTGTACGACGACCGGCTCACGGCCCTGCCCGGCGTGCAGCGGCTGACGTCGACGCTGGTGATGAAGCACGTCGTACGGGACCGGCCGTTGCCCGCATAGCAGCGCAGGCGGCGGCTCACCGCTGGGTGAACCACCGCCTGCCAGACAGGACTTGGGGACCGGGAAAAAGGCGTGTGTTACTTGCTCGGCTTCTTGCCGGTCACGCCCAGGTGCACCAACAGCGCTAGGTTCGGCCTGAGTTCGGCCTGTTTCACGCCCCAGGTCGAAAAGCCCTTCTGGTGCGCCGCCACGGCCGCGAGCATCGCGACCAGCGAGCCGGCCACCGCCGCCGGGTTCACGTCCTTGTCGACCCTGCCCTTGGCCTGCAGTTCGGCGATGGAGTCCGCGAGGGAGTTGTTCACCGAATTCAGGATCTTCATCCGGATCTTGTAGAACCGTTTGTCCCCTTCGGCCGCGCCGAGGTCGACCACCCGCAGGATCGCGTCGTTCTTGCGCCAGAACTCCAGGAACCCTTCCACGAGTTCCTGCGCGGTCTGCCATCCGGACTTCCCGGCCCAGGACCGGCCCTCGAGCAGCTCGGTCAACCCGGCGCCCTCGGCGGCCATTTGCTCGGCGATCTCCAGGACGGCGCCTTCGACGTCCGGGAAGTACTGGTAGAAGGTCGCGGGCGAAGTGCCCGCCTTCCGGGCGACATCGATGACCTTGACATCCCGGTACGGGGAGGAGCTGAGCATCTCGCTGAGGCAGTCGAGCAGCTTCTGCCGGGTCGCCTGCCCGCGCCGACCGGCCACGCGGCCGTCGACGGTACGCACTTGTCCTGTCATGCCGTCAGCTTACCGAGGGGTGATCGAAGCGCGATTCGGCCGAGTGCAAATGGGGTGCACGGGGGTGCTGAGGGTGGTGTGCCTGGTCTGCGCGGTGCGCGCGGCCCGGTTACTTTGACGGCATGGCCGAAAACAGGGCATCCGCGAACGAAGAGACGCAAGAGGTGGAAGTGGTGTACGGGGAGGGGGTGCCCTGCTGGGTGGACGCCCAGCTGAACGACGTGGAGGCGGGCAAGCGGTTCTACGGTGGGCTTTTCGGGTGGACCTTCGAGCGGGCGCACGGCTCGCTCGCGCTGGCCGAGCTGGACGGGGAGCCCGTCGCCTCGCTGGCGCCGAAGGCGGACGGCCGGCTGCCCACGGTCTGGACGGTGTACTTCGCGACGCCGGACGCCGAGGCGCTCACCCGGCGGATCACGGCGGCCGGCGGCCAGGTGGTGATGCCCCCCACCCCGCTGGACGACCTGGGCACGGCCGCCCTCGCCGCCGACACCGAGGGCGCGGTGTTCGGGCTGTGGCAGCCGGGCAGCCACCGGGGCTTCGGACGCCGGCACGCGGCCGGCACCTTCGTCTGGGCCCAGCTCTACACCCGCGACACCGGCGCCGCCAACGCCTTCTACGGCGGCCTCTTCCACGACGCCCTCTTCGGCTCGGACGCCGAGCCCGACTTCGGCCGCGCCGAGGTCACCGAGGTCTTCCCCGCCGAGATGCCCCCGCACTTCCTCACCCACTTCCGGGTCGCCGATCTGGAGGACGCCCTCGGGGCCGTTCAGCGGCTCGGCGGCCGGGTGCAGGCGCCACCCTTCGAGACGTCGTACGGACGGGTGGCCGTCGTCACCGACAATCAGGGGGCGTCGTTCGCGCTCCTGCGGCGCTGAACCGTCCGCTTTGGTCATATTGATGGTGAGACACCCTGATTATCACCGGGTTCGCAACCAGCCGCCCGGCCAGGAAGAATCAGGGTGCGTGCCGCCACGGCGGTGCGGTGGTGAGACGCTGCACGTCGGTCGCGTACATATGGGGTGGCGCGGCCAGTACGGGGAGGTGGCAGGCAAGTGGATCAGCTGACACAGCACGATCCGCGACGGATTGGGCCGTTCGAGGTGCTGGGCCGGCTGGGCGCCGGCGGCATGGGGCTGGTCTATCTCGCGCGCTCGGCGTCCGGCCGGCGCGTGGCGATCAAGACGGTGCGCACCGAGCTGGCCGAGGACCAGCTCTTCC comes from Streptomyces sp. FXJ1.172 and encodes:
- a CDS encoding DoxX family membrane protein, whose product is MDSIGMAGPHWLAVLRIGLGLWWLESWRHKDKKAWFERGSGIAWAAGIAEKHRWAPVRTGFETMVRPHPKLMAYVVAYAELALGLGLILGFLTPVALIGGLLLNVIYFVLMIHDWAEQGQNSMMALISLVGFFGMAWQTWSLDAWLGWF
- a CDS encoding enoyl-CoA hydratase/isomerase family protein, which gives rise to MPVTGIGVAHEVRDRVAYVTLSRPDSLNALTPPMRDRLTELFTAASADPETRAVVLTGTGRGFCAGADLRGTDTGSGSGSGSGSGSGSGSGSGSGSGSGSGSGERLPGDVARMLRLGAQRLIAAVLDCEKPVIAAVNGTAAGLGAHLALACDLVLAAESARFIEVFVRRGLVPDAGGAYLLPRLLGPQRAKELMFFGDALSAADAERAGLVNRVVPDDGLEKTAHAWATRLAAGPTRALALTKHLVNTSLEADRATAFAAEAWAQEINMTTQDAREGLRAFVERRGPQFRGR
- a CDS encoding Zn-ribbon domain-containing OB-fold protein, coding for MGAARHDLPEPDALTRPYWEAAARGRLLIRRCGACGRAHHYPREFCPHCWSEDVTWQEASGRAVLYTWSTVHRNDLPPFAGRTPYVAAVVDLAEGPRMMTQIVNCADGALTAGMALRVAYRDGNPVFEPDAGPDDRGA
- a CDS encoding flavin-containing monooxygenase; this encodes MADSRSASAQFSPTSDGRPVYVIGAGPGGLAAAYALRARGIRAVILEKADAVGASWRGHYDRLRLHTTRRLSALPGLKIPRRFGRWVARDDVLRYLEKYAEHHELEIVTGVEVFRVERTGDGTGWLLHASGGRELTGSAVVVATGHNHTPHLPDWLGLAAYGGEFLHAGAYRNAEPYAGRDVLVVGVGNTGAEIAVDLAESGAARVRLAVRTVPHILRRSTLGWAAQYTGVLVRRLPVGLVDRLAGPLAKATVPDLAAHGLPRPDTGLYSRVRQGAIPVQDVGLVDAVRGGAVEIVAAVESFEGGSPGKVALADGTRISPDAVIAATGYTRALESLVGHLGVLDGHGRPVVHGGRAPAQAPGLYFTGFTNPISGMFRELALDAGRIAKAIAGHLR
- a CDS encoding acetate--CoA ligase family protein is translated as MLGSTHGTLTTDSRRARVIACGEQRPGPVVHDRVDDLDVGGRPLYADVPDLTRFFRPESVAVIGASDADGRPNTGITRQLLDWAGRVGARVHPVHPTRPSVFGVPCAASVAELPPGQVDLAVLLVADPLPVIEELADAKVKFAVAFASGFAETGEAGAAAQERLADAVRRSGLRLLGPNTNLNAFERFRDDLTGPAIALITQSGHQGRPVFSLQQLGIRLSHWAPTGNEADLESADFISYFAEQPEVGAIAAYVEGLKDGRAFLLAADRAARRRVPVVAVKVGRTEAGARTAASHTGKLTGADDVVDAAMRQYGVVRVDGLDELQDTAALLARARAPLADGVAVYSISGGTGAHVADLATAAGLRLPRLSQAKQAELHQWIPEYLSVANPVDNGGHPVGDRRGRKIIDALLADPSVGVLVCPVTGPFPPLSDKLVADLVAAAEETDKLVCVVWGSPVGTEPAYREVLLGSSRVATFRTVGNCLTAVRAWLDHHAFVSGYRSPFDEAPRTPSPSFRKAEALMSPGRQLSEHAAKQLLRAYGIRVPREQLVTSAAAAVRAAAQIGYPVVMKASGAQIAHKTELGLVKVALTSASQVREAYRELTDIARYEGVSLDGILVCQMVEQGVEMVVGVTHDDLFGPTVTAGLGGILVEVLRDTAVRIPPFGEDQAHAMLAGLRGRALLDGVRGRPPADRDALVEVILRVQRMAMELGDHIAELDINPLMVLPRGQGAVALDALVVCR